From Triticum aestivum cultivar Chinese Spring chromosome 7B, IWGSC CS RefSeq v2.1, whole genome shotgun sequence:
AGAATGCACTATGTAGCACGCGGTCAATACCATTTATTCACGACACAAAGGAACATTAAAATATATAGGTAGCAAATCCTGATTCAACTTCCAAATGCAAGAGCAAGAATGCCATGAGGGAGCCCTATCTAAAAAATGCAAGGCCAGATCCCACATTCATTAAAGTGACCTCTCGTGAAATAACAGTCAAGCTGGAACCATCCATATTGTAAGAAGTAACATAGTCTAAGTATTTTGTTTTCCTTCTTTGCTTTCTGTTAACATAGATTATCACACAAATATGATATGTTTTCCTCTCAATACCCACTTAACTGAAAATGACCGAACACAGAACGATTGCATCTTCTTGGTTCAAAATTCTTGGACTCAAATAAAATGGAAAAGTAAAGTCTTCACGTAATTTTACCACCAAGAAGGAATCAGTTTTAGAGATAGTCCTTATTGGTTATGTAAAAAAGGCTGGATAGACATCGTCAAACAGAGCACAATAGAAGGCGAGTTTTTGTAGTAACAAGTTAAGATTGTCTCAATTAAGCATGTGCAATCAAGATAACTAGCGATGGACACAAAAGAACAAAAGCTCAATTTTATCACCCGTTTAGGAAGATATAGCATAGCACTGTAGCTCCTTGTCATAAGTACTATATACTTCATTAATATATAATTGTAATTATTATACAAATAAAATAAATCACAATAAAGTAGAATGACAATTTTGTTGATGATACCTTGAAATCAACAAATGCAACTGGTGATCCGAACTTGTTTTGCATCTTCAGCTTTATGAATCCCTCACAACTGAACATGAAGCTTATTAAAACACAATTACTATTTATCGCATATCATAAGGTTTTTAGGCCATACCTTGAGAAAACATCATTCAGCTCACGATCAGAAACAGTCTGACCGAGATTTGCAACAAAAAGGGTAGGACATGGCGGATTATTTTGAGGAGCAAATATTGCTGGATCCTGCAGGTAAGTGCACATacaaaaacaagttaaccttgcgcCTAATcccaaaaaacaaggaaaaataaagAGTATCAATTTGTATTGCCCAAATATTTGATTTTGCTCTCCTTGTTCACAAAAAAACATGAGATTGTTTATCAAAGTTTTCCAACCAGCCTTCCTAAATCCTAATTCCTTGATTAAAGAGAAAGGTAAGCTTAATAAGCTTTGCAGCAATTGTTCAAACTTCACAGTTGACTGGTATAGTTAAAATCTTATGTCCAAACTAACACCTAAATTTTCAGAGAAGTCAGTCAAGGAGAAATGATCAAGAAATATAGAAAAGCCTCCTCATATGAAACTACAAGCAGCTGAAATTAGGATCACTATTTGAATATCTTGGTTTATTACTTTAATCCGACAGACCTCGTTCCTGATTGAGATACGCATATGAAGATGCAAGAATCAACTCACCTTGCTGAAAGCAGCACTAGAACCAAAATCTGTATAACTGCAAGTTGAAAACGGAATTAGTTAGTGTTATGACATTTCCAGAATGTAGATGTCCTAGTGTTGGCGTCTTCTTTCTAGTATCAACCACGGGATAACTTAAGGCTGATTGTCCTAACAAAATCACATAATAAGACTGTGCTCAAGAGTGTGCCATAACCTTTGTGCAGGATAGCCATTCAAGCTGTGTGAAGAATTACCCATTCCGGACATGTGAATATTGCTTCCAGCACCTGATATGGCGCAATGTGCCAAAGATGTGCAAGGTGAGTGTTTTGCAAAGATGAAGTGCATTCCACCGAGGATATGAAGTGCAGATAATAAGCGTAATTCGATATGAACTTAAAGAAAACAATAGGATAACAATGATAGGAGTTCCACAGTGAGGGGAATCATTTTAGCAGTTGGTACAGAATCGTGGATTTTGAACAGTGTATGCATTGCTCATGTGACTGAGATGAAGCTGTAGTGACCAACCACCAACATGAATACATGGTAGTGGATAGATCAATCTAGtgtaaaaaatagaaagaaaaaaaaaacactaTTCCCAAGCTACTTGAATAATACCTGAATCAGGACGTCCCCTTGGACTTCTAGCTTTTTTCCCAGTAGATTTAGGGAAATCCTCATAATCTAAGCAAAAAGGAAAGGTTGTGAACAACAGCAGAATAACCAATGGTCATATAACATAAAAGAACAAAGTATGCAACCTGATCTGGGGCGCTTTGATGAGTTTGATCTTGAATTAGATTTTGCAAGATCTACATGGATAGAACAGTTCTTCTCAAGGTCAAATGTCAATCCCTGTAAAAAAAATAAGTGATTCAGAGAATCGGCACTCACAAAGTTGATAACTTGACATTAAAGAttactccctttgtaaactaatataacagtgtttagatcactattttagtgatctaaacactcttatactattagtttacggagggagtattttccaGCATAACTTCTGACACAGAAACTCGGTTTCGAAACATTGAAATCACATGGTAGTGAGATCAATTGTAATAATGGGGAAAGCATAACTGGATGCGATGCTTAATCATGGCGAGTTGAGATCTTACATTTGTGACACTCATTGCAGCTAGCGCAGACGGCTGATCTGCAAACACAGCAAACGCATACGACTGCAGCGCAGAAAAATCAGGTTGGGTTAAGTACAATATCCAAGGACCAAGTCTGCAAACCCTAGAGTTGAGTGGAAGGGCCGTTGGGGGGGTCAAACCTGGGTGGATTTGCCGGAGCGTACGTGGGAGGAGACGTAGCCGGGGAAGTCGCGGAAAAGGTTGTAGACCTCGCGGGGCTTGACGTCGGCGGGGAGGCCGGCGATGAAGAGGGTGCGCAGCTCGTCGCGCGGCGGCGCCAGGGGCTCCGCGCGGTCGAAGTAGCCGCCATACGCGGGCGGCGGGTGCGCCGCGAGGTAGGCGTGCTCGTGTTGGCGATACGTGCCGTACGAAGAGGTGCCCGGCGGGGGAGGGGGCAGGGTAGCGTAGGAGGTCCTGGCAGGCGGCGGGTTGTAGTAGGAGGCGGCCatgggcgcggcgcgggcgggcaGGCaacgggaggggcggcggcggcggggggaggggcGATGGGGGCCTGCGTCGAGGGTTTCCGTCGCCGTCCGGCGGAATctgcggtggtgctcgggcgcCCGTGGGCTGAgttgtttgggtttgggtttccgaTTTGGGGTGGCCGCGGCGTCGTTGTCGGCCGGGACTCTCACGGCGACCGGTGTCTATCCGCTCTCACGGGATACCGACTCGTGTGAAATCCGGGCGTGTTTGGTTCCGTTGGTGCATCCTGCCTGGATCGCATGAAGGAGTTTTGGTTGGGACTGGCCTGGTTGAGCTCATGCAAGTAGGAGTTGAGATGTGTGTTTGGTGTACGTATGATATGGGACATGCTCAGATGTTGTTTGGTAGTCTGCATAACACCAAACAATATGACAAAGTAGAATTTGATTATATATGTTTGTATATGTATGTAAAATAATTAAAAGATTGTCTTGGTGAAATGCACTCCAACTCAGATATCTTTGCTGATTGAAGTAAAAGAAACATGATAAAACACAGATAAAAAATCATACTATTTTGAATCTGTAAATTTTGTATGAAGATCCTTTTAATCAAAGAGGCGAGGTGGGCAATGGGggcaggggcggtggcgggggAGGGGCGATGGGGGCATGTGTCGAGGGTCTCCGTGGCTGTCCGGCGGAATCTGCGGTGGTGCTGGAGCGCCCATGGGCTGGGTTGTTTGGGTTGGGTTTGGGTTTCCGATTTGGGGCGGTCGCGGGTGTCGTTGTGGTCCAGTACTCTCATGCCGACCCGTGTCTATCTGCTCTAGCGGgattaggccaactccaacgcacgaacCCCAAGTG
This genomic window contains:
- the LOC123158298 gene encoding U2 small nuclear ribonucleoprotein B'': MAASYYNPPPARTSYATLPPPPPGTSSYGTYRQHEHAYLAAHPPPAYGGYFDRAEPLAPPRDELRTLFIAGLPADVKPREVYNLFRDFPGYVSSHVRSGKSTQSYAFAVFADQPSALAAMSVTNGLTFDLEKNCSIHVDLAKSNSRSNSSKRPRSDYEDFPKSTGKKARSPRGRPDSGAGSNIHMSGMGNSSHSLNGYPAQSYTDFGSSAAFSKDPAIFAPQNNPPCPTLFVANLGQTVSDRELNDVFSSCEGFIKLKMQNKFGSPVAFVDFKDDHSSTEALKRLQGAILHSSSGEGMRLEYAKSRMGLRKQRDSRS